In the genome of Oncorhynchus mykiss isolate Arlee chromosome 18, USDA_OmykA_1.1, whole genome shotgun sequence, one region contains:
- the LOC110496023 gene encoding dual specificity protein kinase CLK2 isoform X3 yields the protein MQCIDHRRGGAAVALKIIKNVEKYKEAARLEINVLERINEKDPENKHLCVQMYDWFDYHGHMCISFELLALSTFDFLKENNYLPYSIAQVRHMAYQLCLSVKFLHDTKLTHTDLKPENILFVNSDFTMTYNVEKKRDERTVKSTDVRVVDFGSATFDHEHHSTIVSTRHYRAPEVILELGWSQPCDVWSIGCILFEYYLGFTLFQTHDNREHLAMMERILGPVPSRMIRKTRKQKYFYRGRLDWDESSSAGRYVRENCKPLRRYLLSEAEEHHRLFDLIESMLEYEPAKRLALADSLRHPFFESGTAGDAVGGKSWEGNRDISR from the exons ATGCAATGTATTGACCATCGTCG GGGAGGGGCCGCTGTTGCTCTGAAGATCATAAAAAATGTGGAGAAATACAAGGAAGCAGCTCGTCTGGAGATCAATGTGCTGGAGAGAATCAATGAGAAAGATCCGGAAAACAAACA CCTGTGTGTGCAGATGTATGACTGGTTCGACTACCACGGCCACATGTGTATCTCCTTCGAGCTGCTGGCCCTCAGCACCTTCGACTTCCTCAAGGAGAACAACTACCTGCCCTATTCCATCGCCCAGGTCCGACACATGGCCTACCAGCTCTGCCTGTCCGTCAAGT TTCTTCATGATACCAAGTTGACGCACACAGACCTGAAGCCAGAAAACATCCTGTTTGTCAATTCCGACTTCACTATGACCTATAATGTAGAGAAG AAGCGCGACGAGCGGACAGTGAAGAGCACGGACGTACGGGTGGTGGACTTTGGTAGCGCCACATTTGACCATGAGCACCACAGCACCATCGTCTCCACACGGCACTACCGCGCCCCGGAAGTCATACTAG AGCTGGGCTGGAGCCAGCCGTGTGATGTGTGGAGCATCGGTTGCATCCTGTTCGAGTACTACCTGGGCTTCACCTTGTTCCAG ACTCATGATAACAGGGAGCAtctggccatgatggagagaatACTGGGGCCGGTGCCCTCCAGAATGATACGCAAGACAAG GAAGCAGAAATATTTTTACCGTGGCCGTCTGGACTGGGACGAGAGCTCGTCAGCTGGGAGATACGTGAGGGAGAACTGCAAACCCTTACGG AGGTACCTGTTGTCGGAAGCCGAGGAGCACCATCGGTTGTTTGACCTGATTGAGAGCATGCTGGAATACGAGCCCGCTAAGCGCCTGGCCCTGGCAGACTCCCTCAGACACCCTTTCTTCGAATCGGGGACAGCAGGCGATGCAGTGGGGGGGAAGAGCTGGGAGGGCAACCGCGACATCAGCCGGTGA
- the LOC110496022 gene encoding histone-lysine N-methyltransferase SETDB1-B: MESGDDEMEMTVGELQGWIQEEVENQDLVKLRRTQLAQMQNLVQRKEKQALCTRTLFNTACESVVECETVMKALYSKLGMEYRDTDSEDEGVGQQSIIEIDDGDADRNDNTMATDGVAASDSAPGEVPATDSDTENYNDMADDMESMPSSPAVTTPFVTVTVAPNEASNSNDTPATPLAESESEPPSPQEDSGDEYTPSKSKKISTKRPESSKRGRPRKGGKGERKRRESVRTKHQLVSYREDSPPAPTNPSVPSKPQKPRAGDCSASTKQQNSSKSGTASPPKLQEASKSGSTVPLKQQEARKETSTPFVVTSVSQAPTHAPNPATQPPPGLTEEEIKTDMKVLARRRTKTWHSGRITEIKPSENGSRYKVDFSEKGRSMLSGHHIAFDQTASLERLYVGVRVVAKFKDAEQSWFYSGILAELPNRKNRMRFLVFFDDGTPSYVGLPDLHIVCRPLPEVWEDIEDEANREFIKDYIKVYPNPPMAQYRPGQPINVEFEGIQRRTEVEQIDCSLLCVVFKDDEHKEWVYRGSLRLEHMANMKKRVEEAKDKPTVTRPNSGGAVSTTTTIHQTSTAAANKPHVNPSSTVIPAQVTSNNVSQGQPAAGKQSASVGRPFGQDRTTDKESSVITAKGSVTFTPHRCCPACLNCIRSKVEAKHRGRNPLLIPLLCEFRRMKGRHRVNNKTYFHIFYRSPCGLSLSNMTAVQDYLQQTRCDFLFLDMFCLDPFVSVTTTHQPRPYKINIPDLTLGRENQPLSCINELNSIRPLSVIYNKQRVAASGVSINTSSDFLMGCDCTDGCRDRSACSCHQLTIQATALLPAGPEDVNAGYTHKRLEKRLSTGIYECNALCRCDPRVCSNRVVQHGLQLRLQLFMTVGKSWGIRCLDDIAKGTFICTYTGIIMNKKSLSTEGNMYMVNLNHIEGAESKEGYESEARCSDNESGSEEPIEEDNSEHDDDCDEEGNHDKEPLRMKNLYDEEPSDYEDSYEDKDYDVSEDDGGSDDDFRHNVSSMERSYVTRRHAKILQEDPAKKSGSAAKSSDQQDGTAEGNDKEASNATRHFFDGEESCYVIDAKLEGNVGRYLNHSCQPNLFAQNVFVDTHDLRFPWVAFFASKRIRAGTELAWDYKCELGVKRSSRVLNCRCDPECREKL; the protein is encoded by the exons ATGGAGAGTGGGGATGATGAGATGGAGATGACCGTGGGGGAGCTTCAGGGCTGGatacaggaggaggtggagaatcAAGACTTGGTGAAACTCAGGAGGACCCAGCTGGCCCAGATGCAGAACCTAGTGCAGCGGAAGGAGAAGCAGGCCCTCTGCACCCGCACCCTTTTCAACACTGCCTGCGA GTCTGTGGTGGAGTGTGAGACCGTTATGAAGGCGCTGTACAGCAAACTGGGCATGGAGTACAGAGACACAGACTCTGAAGATGAAGGAGTGGGCCAGCAAAGTATCATTGAGATCGATGATGGGGACGCTGACAGAAACGACAACACCATGGCCACAGACGGAG TTGCTGCTTCCGATTCGGCTCCTGGAGAAGTCCCAGCTACAGACAGTGACACAGAAAAT TACAATGACATGGCAGATGACATGGAGAGCATGCCATCCTCTCCAGCTGTGACCACCCCTTTTGTGACTGTAACTGTTGCCCCAAATGAAGCCTCAAACTCTAATGATACCCCAGCAACTCCCCTTGCGGAGTCTGAGTCTGAACCACCAAGTCCACAAGAAGACAGTGGCGATGAGTATACTCCATCAAAATCAAAAAAGATCTCAACAAAACGTCCAGAATCCAGCAAACGTGGACGGCCAAGAAAAGGTGGAAAAGGTGAAAGGAAGAGAAGAGAATCTGTCCGAACCAAGCATCAACTTGTGTCTTACAGGGAAGACTCACCTCCTGCCCCAACAAATCCTTCTGTGCCATCGAAACCACAAAAGCCCAGAGCAGGTGACTGCTCTGCGTCGACAAAACAGCAGAACTCAAGCAAAAGTGGCACAGCTTCCCCACCAAAATTACAGGAGGCCAGCAAAAGTGGTTCCACTGTCCCATTAAAACAACAAGAGGCCAGAAAAG AAACGTCCACTCCATTTGTGGTGACCAGCGTGTCGCAAGCTCCGACACATGCACCAAACCCTGCCACTCAGCCACCTCCCGGCCTCACAGAGGAGGAGATTAAGACTGATATGAAGGTCCTGGCTAGGAGGAGGACCAAGACCTGGCACTCAGGAAGGATTACAGAAATCAAACCATCAG AGAATGGAAGCAGGTATAAGGTGGACTTTAGCGAGAAAGGGAGAAGCATGCTGTCAGGACACCACATAGCCTTTGACCAGACTGCTTCACTGGAGAGGCTGTACGTGGGTGTGCGCGTGGTGGCCAAGTTCAAGGACGCCGAGCAGTCCTGGTTCTACTCTGGCATTCTGGCTGAGCTCCCCAACCGAAAGAACCGCATGAG GTTCCTGGTCTTTTTTGATGACGGCACACCTTCCTATGTCGGTTTGCCGGATCTTCACATTGTTTGCAGACCAC TGCCGGAGGTGTGGGAGGACATAGAGGATGAGGCCAACAGGGAGTTCATCAAGGATTACATCAAGGTGTATCCCAACCCGCCTATGGCCCAGTACAGACCAGGCCAGCCCATCAATGTGGAGTTTGAGGGGatccagaggaggacagaagtagAGCAGATTGACTGCAGCTTGTTGTGCGTCGTCTTCAAG GATGACGAACATAAGGAATGGGTGTACCGAGGCTCTTTGCGTCTGGAGCATATGGCCAACATGAAGAAACGTGTTGAGGAGGCAAAGGATAAACCAACAGTGACACGGCCCAACAGTG GGGGAGCAGTTTCGACTACTACTACAATCCACCAGACTAGCACGGCTGCTGCCAACAAACCTCACGTCAACCCCTCGTCAACAGTAATACCAGCGCAGGTCACTTCCAACAATGTCAGCCAGGGCCAGCCAGCTGCTGGTAAACAGTCAGCATCCGTAGG GAGGCCCTTTGGCCAGGATCGTACGACTGACAAGGAGTCGTCTGTCATCACAGCTAAAGGTTCGGTCACCTTCACTCCCCACCGTTGCTGCCCCGCCTGCCTGAACTGCATCCGGTCAAAGGTTGAGGCCAAGCACCGTGGACGCAACCCGCTGCTCATCCCCCTGCTCTGCGAGTTCCGCCGCATGAAGGGCCGCCACCGGGTCAATAACAAG acgtATTTCCACATATTTTACCGGTCGCCGTGTGGCCTCAGCCTGAGCAACATGACTGCTGTGCAGGACTACCTTCAACAGACACGCTGTGACTTCCTCTTCCTGGACATGTTCTGCCTAGACCCCTTTGTGTCTGTGACCACCACTCACCAGCCCCGGCCCTACAAGATCAACATCCCAGACCTGACGCTGGGCAGAGAGAACCAGCCGCTGTCCTGCATCAACGAGCTCAACAGCATCCGGCCACTCTCGGTGATCTACAACAAGCAGCGTGTCGCAGCCAGTGGGGTCTCCATCAACACCAGTTCAGACTTTCTGATGGGCTGCGACTGCACCGACGGCTGCAGGGACAG GTCGGCATGTTCCTGTCACCAGCTGACCATCCAGGCCACAGCCCTGTTGCCAGCGGGCCCTGAGGACGTCAACGCTGGCTACACACACAAGAGGCTGGAGAAACGCCTCTCCACAGG TATATATGAGTGCAATGCACTGTGCCGCTGTGACCCACGGGTGTGCTCTAACCGGGTGGTGCAGCATGGCCTTCAGCTGCGGCTACAGCTCTTCATGACCGTGGGGAAGAGCTGGGGAATCCGCTGCCTGGATGACATTGCCAAGGGCACCTTCATCTGCACCTACACTG GGATAATCATGAACAAGAAGAGTTTGAGCACAGAGGGCAACATGTATATGGTCAACCTGAACCACATAGAGGGAGCTGAGAGCAAGGAGGGTTACGAGAGTGAGGCCCGCTGCTCCGACAATGAGTCAG GTTCAGAAGAGCCCATAGAAGAAGACAACAGTGAACATGATGATGACTGTGATGAAGAGGGAAACCACGACAAAGAGCCGCTACGTATGAAGAACTTATATGATGAAGAACCCAGTGACTATGAGGACAGTTATGAGGACAAGGATTATGATGTCAGTGAAGATGATGGCGGCTCTGATGATGACTTCAGGCACAACGTCTCCTCTATGGAGAGGAGCTACGTCACCCGCAGGCATGCCAAAATACTACAGGAGG ACCCAGCGAAGAAATCGGGCTCTGCCGCCAAATCTTCTGACCAGCAGGATGGTACAGCAGAGGGAAATGACAAGGAGGCCTCAAATGCCACTAGGCATTTCTTTGATGGGGAGGAGTCATGCTACGTCATCGACGCAAAGCTGGAGGGGAATGTGGGTCGTTACCTCAAT catagcTGCCAACCAAACCTGTTTGCGCAGAATGTTTTTGTGGACACACATGACCTTCGATTCCCCTGGGTGGCCTTCTTTGCCAGCAA GCGCATTAGAGCTGGTACAGAGCTGGCGTGGGATTATAAATGTGAGCTTGGTGTGAAAAGGTCGTCAAGAGTCCTGAATTGTCGCTGTGATCCAGAGTGCAGGGAAAAGTTATGA
- the LOC110496023 gene encoding dual specificity protein kinase CLK2 isoform X2, which translates to MPHSRRYPSSERASRSSYQDRDRDRGRKQRHRRSPSFSSSSDRERDRDRDRRGRGNRQEGSYARSRSYDNRSADRRPYDRRYCEGYRRLDQSHERDRGNREREHGGAPAAADGGYYARDFSPSMCDYRRGREREREESYRRKGSRRKHKRRRRRTRSYSPSSSRSDSRTRALSVRDDEEGHLICRSGDVLQERYEIVSTLGEGTFGRVMQCIDHRRGGAAVALKIIKNVEKYKEAARLEINVLERINEKDPENKHLCVQMYDWFDYHGHMCISFELLALSTFDFLKENNYLPYSIAQVRHMAYQLCLSVKFLHDTKLTHTDLKPENILFVNSDFTMTYNVEKKRDERTVKSTDVRVVDFGSATFDHEHHSTIVSTRHYRAPEVILELGWSQPCDVWSIGCILFEYYLGFTLFQTHDNREHLAMMERILGPVPSRMIRKTRKQKYFYRGRLDWDESSSAGRYVRENCKPLRRYLLSEAEEHHRLFDLIESMLEYEPAKRLALADSLRHPFFESGTAGDAVGGKSWEGNRDISR; encoded by the exons ATGCCACACTCGAGGCGGTACCCGTCCTCAGAAAGGGCCAGCCGGAGCAGCTATCAAGACCGGGACAGAGACCGAGGACGCAAGCAGAGGCACCGCAGATCGCCCTCTTTTTCCTCTAGCAGTGACCGGGAGAGGGATCGGGACAGAGACCGAAGGGGACGGGGAAACCGACAGGAGGGAAGCTACGCTCGCTCCAGGAG CTACGATAATCGCTCGGCAGACCGCAGGCCATACGACCGGCGCTACTGTGAGGGCTACCGCCGCCTGGACCAGAGCCACGAACGAGACCGCGGAAACAGGGAAAGGGAACATGGAGGTGCACCAGCAGCAGCCGACGGCGGTTACTACGCACGTGACTTCTCACCGAGCATGTGCGACTACCGGAGGGGGCGCGAGAGGGAACGGGAGGAGTCGTACCGAAGGAAGGGCAGCAGGCGTAAGCACAAACGAAGGCGGCGTAGAACCAGGTCCTATAGCCCATCCTCCTCG CGGAGTGACAGCCGGACGCGGGCACTGAGTGTGAGGGACGACGAGGAAGGGCACCTGATCTGTCGGAGTGGGGACGTCCTGCAAGAGAGAT aTGAGATTGTCAGCACTCTGGGGGAAGGCACCTTTGGGAGGGTGATGCAATGTATTGACCATCGTCG GGGAGGGGCCGCTGTTGCTCTGAAGATCATAAAAAATGTGGAGAAATACAAGGAAGCAGCTCGTCTGGAGATCAATGTGCTGGAGAGAATCAATGAGAAAGATCCGGAAAACAAACA CCTGTGTGTGCAGATGTATGACTGGTTCGACTACCACGGCCACATGTGTATCTCCTTCGAGCTGCTGGCCCTCAGCACCTTCGACTTCCTCAAGGAGAACAACTACCTGCCCTATTCCATCGCCCAGGTCCGACACATGGCCTACCAGCTCTGCCTGTCCGTCAAGT TTCTTCATGATACCAAGTTGACGCACACAGACCTGAAGCCAGAAAACATCCTGTTTGTCAATTCCGACTTCACTATGACCTATAATGTAGAGAAG AAGCGCGACGAGCGGACAGTGAAGAGCACGGACGTACGGGTGGTGGACTTTGGTAGCGCCACATTTGACCATGAGCACCACAGCACCATCGTCTCCACACGGCACTACCGCGCCCCGGAAGTCATACTAG AGCTGGGCTGGAGCCAGCCGTGTGATGTGTGGAGCATCGGTTGCATCCTGTTCGAGTACTACCTGGGCTTCACCTTGTTCCAG ACTCATGATAACAGGGAGCAtctggccatgatggagagaatACTGGGGCCGGTGCCCTCCAGAATGATACGCAAGACAAG GAAGCAGAAATATTTTTACCGTGGCCGTCTGGACTGGGACGAGAGCTCGTCAGCTGGGAGATACGTGAGGGAGAACTGCAAACCCTTACGG AGGTACCTGTTGTCGGAAGCCGAGGAGCACCATCGGTTGTTTGACCTGATTGAGAGCATGCTGGAATACGAGCCCGCTAAGCGCCTGGCCCTGGCAGACTCCCTCAGACACCCTTTCTTCGAATCGGGGACAGCAGGCGATGCAGTGGGGGGGAAGAGCTGGGAGGGCAACCGCGACATCAGCCGGTGA
- the LOC110496023 gene encoding dual specificity protein kinase CLK2 isoform X1: protein MPSTTGLGRGWCGLLNASLGAHCLSSRTPTAPDVTGRPKRSRSSTTQPRPVHPSIIHKMPHSRRYPSSERASRSSYQDRDRDRGRKQRHRRSPSFSSSSDRERDRDRDRRGRGNRQEGSYARSRSYDNRSADRRPYDRRYCEGYRRLDQSHERDRGNREREHGGAPAAADGGYYARDFSPSMCDYRRGREREREESYRRKGSRRKHKRRRRRTRSYSPSSSRSDSRTRALSVRDDEEGHLICRSGDVLQERYEIVSTLGEGTFGRVMQCIDHRRGGAAVALKIIKNVEKYKEAARLEINVLERINEKDPENKHLCVQMYDWFDYHGHMCISFELLALSTFDFLKENNYLPYSIAQVRHMAYQLCLSVKFLHDTKLTHTDLKPENILFVNSDFTMTYNVEKKRDERTVKSTDVRVVDFGSATFDHEHHSTIVSTRHYRAPEVILELGWSQPCDVWSIGCILFEYYLGFTLFQTHDNREHLAMMERILGPVPSRMIRKTRKQKYFYRGRLDWDESSSAGRYVRENCKPLRRYLLSEAEEHHRLFDLIESMLEYEPAKRLALADSLRHPFFESGTAGDAVGGKSWEGNRDISR, encoded by the exons atgccTTCAACCACAGGGCTCGgaagagggtggtgcggtctgctcaACGCTtcactgggggcacactgcctgtcctccaggacacctacagcacccgatgtcacaggaaggccaaaaagatcaaggtcATCAACCACCCAGCCACGacctgttcacccctctatcatccacaag ATGCCACACTCGAGGCGGTACCCGTCCTCAGAAAGGGCCAGCCGGAGCAGCTATCAAGACCGGGACAGAGACCGAGGACGCAAGCAGAGGCACCGCAGATCGCCCTCTTTTTCCTCTAGCAGTGACCGGGAGAGGGATCGGGACAGAGACCGAAGGGGACGGGGAAACCGACAGGAGGGAAGCTACGCTCGCTCCAGGAG CTACGATAATCGCTCGGCAGACCGCAGGCCATACGACCGGCGCTACTGTGAGGGCTACCGCCGCCTGGACCAGAGCCACGAACGAGACCGCGGAAACAGGGAAAGGGAACATGGAGGTGCACCAGCAGCAGCCGACGGCGGTTACTACGCACGTGACTTCTCACCGAGCATGTGCGACTACCGGAGGGGGCGCGAGAGGGAACGGGAGGAGTCGTACCGAAGGAAGGGCAGCAGGCGTAAGCACAAACGAAGGCGGCGTAGAACCAGGTCCTATAGCCCATCCTCCTCG CGGAGTGACAGCCGGACGCGGGCACTGAGTGTGAGGGACGACGAGGAAGGGCACCTGATCTGTCGGAGTGGGGACGTCCTGCAAGAGAGAT aTGAGATTGTCAGCACTCTGGGGGAAGGCACCTTTGGGAGGGTGATGCAATGTATTGACCATCGTCG GGGAGGGGCCGCTGTTGCTCTGAAGATCATAAAAAATGTGGAGAAATACAAGGAAGCAGCTCGTCTGGAGATCAATGTGCTGGAGAGAATCAATGAGAAAGATCCGGAAAACAAACA CCTGTGTGTGCAGATGTATGACTGGTTCGACTACCACGGCCACATGTGTATCTCCTTCGAGCTGCTGGCCCTCAGCACCTTCGACTTCCTCAAGGAGAACAACTACCTGCCCTATTCCATCGCCCAGGTCCGACACATGGCCTACCAGCTCTGCCTGTCCGTCAAGT TTCTTCATGATACCAAGTTGACGCACACAGACCTGAAGCCAGAAAACATCCTGTTTGTCAATTCCGACTTCACTATGACCTATAATGTAGAGAAG AAGCGCGACGAGCGGACAGTGAAGAGCACGGACGTACGGGTGGTGGACTTTGGTAGCGCCACATTTGACCATGAGCACCACAGCACCATCGTCTCCACACGGCACTACCGCGCCCCGGAAGTCATACTAG AGCTGGGCTGGAGCCAGCCGTGTGATGTGTGGAGCATCGGTTGCATCCTGTTCGAGTACTACCTGGGCTTCACCTTGTTCCAG ACTCATGATAACAGGGAGCAtctggccatgatggagagaatACTGGGGCCGGTGCCCTCCAGAATGATACGCAAGACAAG GAAGCAGAAATATTTTTACCGTGGCCGTCTGGACTGGGACGAGAGCTCGTCAGCTGGGAGATACGTGAGGGAGAACTGCAAACCCTTACGG AGGTACCTGTTGTCGGAAGCCGAGGAGCACCATCGGTTGTTTGACCTGATTGAGAGCATGCTGGAATACGAGCCCGCTAAGCGCCTGGCCCTGGCAGACTCCCTCAGACACCCTTTCTTCGAATCGGGGACAGCAGGCGATGCAGTGGGGGGGAAGAGCTGGGAGGGCAACCGCGACATCAGCCGGTGA